In one window of Escherichia coli DSM 30083 = JCM 1649 = ATCC 11775 DNA:
- a CDS encoding LrgB family protein: protein MANFQLSMLCLAITLVIYFLNKRLYRRFRKLPLMPLVLTPTLLVMLLVFGNISWQNYIGEAHGLLWLLGPATIAFAVPVYDNRAIIKRHWMSLTAGVLTATVVAVTSSVWLARLFTLPDEIQRSLAVRSVTTPFALAASQSLGGQPDLVALFVVVTGVFGMAIGDVLFLRLSIREGMAKGAGFGAASHGAGTARSYELGQQEGVVASLVMMLSGVLMVLVSPLVARMMF from the coding sequence GTGGCTAATTTTCAGCTAAGTATGCTCTGTCTGGCAATTACGCTAGTTATCTATTTTCTTAACAAACGCCTTTATCGCCGCTTTCGTAAATTGCCATTGATGCCTCTGGTGCTGACGCCTACGCTACTGGTTATGCTGCTGGTTTTTGGCAATATTTCCTGGCAAAACTATATTGGCGAAGCGCACGGGTTACTATGGCTATTAGGTCCGGCCACCATCGCCTTTGCGGTACCAGTGTATGACAATCGGGCGATCATTAAGCGTCACTGGATGTCGTTGACGGCAGGCGTACTGACGGCAACGGTGGTGGCAGTGACCAGCTCAGTGTGGCTGGCGCGATTGTTTACCCTGCCAGATGAGATCCAGCGTAGCCTGGCGGTGCGTTCGGTCACTACGCCATTTGCTTTGGCAGCGAGCCAGTCGCTCGGCGGACAGCCTGATCTGGTGGCGCTGTTTGTGGTGGTCACCGGTGTGTTTGGCATGGCGATTGGCGACGTGTTGTTTTTACGTCTCTCTATTCGCGAAGGGATGGCGAAAGGTGCTGGATTCGGCGCGGCATCTCATGGTGCCGGGACTGCGCGGTCATATGAACTGGGTCAACAAGAAGGCGTAGTTGCAAGCCTGGTCATGATGCTTTCAGGTGTATTGATGGTATTGGTTTCGCCGCTGGTGGCCAGGATGATGTTCTGA
- the yjcH gene encoding DUF485 domain-containing protein translates to MNGTIYQRIEDNAHFRELVEKRQRFATILSIIMLAVYIGFILLIAFAPGWLGTPLNPNTSVTRGIPVGVGVIVISFVLTGIYIWRANGEFDRLNNEVLHEVQAS, encoded by the coding sequence ATGAATGGTACGATTTATCAGCGGATAGAAGACAATGCGCATTTCAGGGAGTTAGTCGAAAAACGGCAACGGTTTGCCACCATCCTGTCGATTATTATGCTGGCAGTTTATATCGGCTTTATTTTACTGATCGCCTTCGCGCCCGGCTGGCTGGGCACCCCGCTGAATCCGAACACCAGCGTCACACGCGGTATTCCAGTCGGTGTCGGGGTAATTGTGATCTCCTTTGTTCTCACTGGTATCTACATCTGGCGGGCGAACGGCGAATTCGACCGTCTTAATAACGAAGTCCTGCATGAGGTACAAGCATCATGA
- a CDS encoding LysR family transcriptional regulator gives MDIRTLRYFVEVVRQQSFTRAAEKLFVTQPTISKMLKNLEDELNCILLIRDGRRLLLTDTGRVVFERGLALLAEFRQLEAELSDINQLKTGVLRLGIPPMVGMLMAGPIGLFRQRYPGVELKISEFGGLTVQQAVMNGELDMALTALPVEESGLTTLSLFSHPLCVLTPHSGKWLECDAVSPETLAEHPLLIYNEDFALSKQLMKLFDEHGVKPRIAVRSGQWDFLAAMVQAGVGIAILPEPICQRLDKNTLKWLPLESELSWKLGMIWREGVYLSHSAHAWLSCCEGYWLTPE, from the coding sequence ATGGATATCAGAACGCTGCGTTATTTTGTCGAAGTCGTGCGCCAGCAAAGCTTCACCCGCGCAGCGGAGAAGTTGTTTGTCACCCAACCAACTATCAGCAAGATGCTGAAGAATCTCGAAGATGAGCTGAACTGTATATTGTTGATCCGCGATGGTCGTCGGCTGCTTCTCACTGATACTGGTCGCGTCGTATTTGAGCGCGGGCTGGCTTTACTGGCTGAGTTTCGGCAACTGGAAGCTGAGCTTAGCGATATCAATCAGCTTAAAACCGGCGTTTTGCGGCTGGGAATCCCGCCGATGGTTGGGATGTTGATGGCCGGGCCGATTGGCCTTTTTCGCCAGCGTTACCCCGGCGTAGAATTGAAAATTTCGGAGTTTGGTGGTCTGACGGTACAACAAGCGGTGATGAACGGTGAACTGGATATGGCACTGACAGCCCTGCCAGTAGAAGAAAGCGGCCTGACAACGTTATCGCTGTTTAGTCATCCACTATGTGTACTGACGCCACATTCAGGTAAATGGCTTGAATGTGATGCCGTCTCACCGGAGACATTGGCGGAACATCCTCTACTTATCTATAACGAAGATTTTGCCTTAAGTAAGCAATTGATGAAGTTATTCGATGAACATGGCGTTAAGCCGAGAATTGCAGTTCGCAGCGGGCAATGGGATTTTCTCGCCGCGATGGTTCAGGCCGGTGTCGGAATAGCCATATTGCCGGAACCCATTTGCCAGCGATTAGATAAAAACACCTTAAAATGGCTACCGCTGGAAAGCGAACTAAGCTGGAAATTAGGAATGATTTGGCGTGAGGGCGTTTACCTTTCCCACTCTGCCCACGCGTGGCTGAGCTGTTGTGAAGGATACTGGTTAACGCCAGAGTAA
- the acs gene encoding acetate--CoA ligase — MSQIHKHTIPANIADRCLINPQQYEAMYQQSINAPDTFWGEQGKILDWITPYQKVKNTSFAPGNVSIKWYEDGTLNLAANCLDRHLQENGDRTAIIWEGDDASQSKHISYKELHRDVCRFANTLLELGIKKGDVVAIYMPMVPEAAVAMLACARIGAVHSVIFGGFSPEAVAGRIIDSSSRLVITSDEGVRAGRSIPLKKNVDDALKNPNVTSVEHVVVLKRTGGKIDWQEGRDLWWHDLVEQASDQHQAEEMNAEDPLFILYTSGSTGKPKGVLHTTGGYLVYAALTFKYVFDYHPGDIYWCTADVGWVTGHSYLLYGPLACGATTLMFEGVPNWPTPARMAQVVDKHQVNILYTAPTAIRALMAEGDKAIEGTDRSSLRILGSVGEPINPEAWEWYWKKIGNEKCPVVDTWWQTETGGFMITPLPGATELKAGSATRPFFGVQPALVDNEGNPLEGATEGSLVITDSWPGQARTLFGDHERFEQTYFSTFKNMYFSGDGARRDEDGYYWITGRVDDVLNVSGHRLGTAEIESALVAHPKIAEAAVVGIPHNIKGQAIYAYVTLNHGEEPSPELYAEVRNWVRKEIGPLATPDVLHWTDSLPKTRSGKIMRRILRKIAAGDTSNLGDTSTLADPGVVEKLLEEKQAIAMPS, encoded by the coding sequence TCTCGACTGGATCACACCGTACCAGAAGGTGAAAAACACCTCCTTTGCCCCCGGTAATGTGTCCATTAAATGGTACGAGGACGGCACGCTGAATCTGGCGGCAAACTGCCTTGACCGCCATCTGCAAGAAAACGGCGATCGTACCGCCATCATCTGGGAAGGCGACGACGCCAGCCAGAGCAAACATATTAGCTATAAAGAGCTGCACCGCGACGTCTGCCGCTTCGCCAATACCCTGCTCGAACTGGGCATTAAAAAAGGTGACGTAGTTGCGATTTATATGCCGATGGTACCGGAAGCCGCGGTCGCGATGCTGGCCTGCGCCCGCATTGGCGCGGTACATTCGGTGATTTTCGGCGGCTTCTCGCCGGAAGCCGTTGCCGGACGCATTATCGACTCCAGTTCACGACTGGTGATCACTTCCGACGAAGGTGTGCGTGCCGGGCGTAGTATTCCGCTGAAGAAAAACGTTGATGACGCGCTGAAAAACCCGAACGTCACCAGCGTAGAGCATGTGGTGGTACTGAAGCGTACTGGCGGAAAAATTGACTGGCAGGAAGGGCGCGACCTGTGGTGGCACGACCTGGTTGAGCAAGCCAGCGATCAGCACCAGGCGGAAGAGATGAACGCCGAAGATCCGCTGTTTATTCTCTATACCTCCGGTTCTACCGGTAAGCCAAAAGGCGTGCTGCACACTACCGGCGGTTATCTGGTGTACGCGGCGCTGACCTTTAAATATGTCTTTGATTATCATCCGGGCGACATCTACTGGTGCACCGCCGATGTGGGCTGGGTTACCGGACACAGTTATTTGCTGTATGGCCCGCTGGCCTGCGGCGCGACCACGCTGATGTTTGAAGGCGTACCGAACTGGCCGACGCCTGCCCGTATGGCGCAGGTGGTGGACAAGCATCAGGTCAATATTCTCTATACCGCGCCCACGGCGATTCGCGCGCTGATGGCGGAAGGCGATAAAGCGATCGAAGGCACCGACCGTTCGTCGCTGCGCATTCTCGGTTCCGTGGGCGAGCCAATTAACCCGGAAGCGTGGGAGTGGTACTGGAAGAAGATCGGCAATGAGAAATGCCCGGTGGTCGACACCTGGTGGCAGACCGAAACTGGCGGTTTCATGATCACGCCACTGCCTGGCGCTACCGAGCTGAAAGCCGGTTCGGCAACACGTCCGTTCTTCGGCGTGCAACCAGCGCTGGTCGATAACGAAGGTAACCCGCTGGAGGGGGCCACCGAAGGCAGTCTGGTGATCACCGACTCCTGGCCGGGTCAGGCGCGTACTCTGTTTGGCGATCACGAACGTTTTGAGCAGACCTACTTCTCCACCTTCAAAAATATGTATTTCAGCGGCGACGGCGCGCGTCGCGATGAAGATGGCTATTACTGGATCACCGGGCGCGTGGACGACGTGCTGAACGTCTCCGGTCACCGCCTGGGGACGGCAGAGATTGAGTCGGCGCTGGTGGCGCATCCGAAAATTGCCGAAGCCGCTGTGGTCGGTATTCCGCACAATATTAAAGGTCAGGCGATCTACGCCTACGTCACGCTTAATCACGGGGAGGAACCGTCACCAGAACTGTACGCAGAAGTCCGCAACTGGGTGCGTAAAGAGATTGGCCCGCTGGCGACGCCAGACGTGCTGCACTGGACCGACTCCCTGCCTAAAACCCGCTCCGGCAAAATTATGCGCCGTATTCTGCGCAAAATTGCGGCGGGCGATACCAGCAACCTGGGCGATACCTCGACGCTTGCCGATCCTGGCGTAGTCGAGAAGCTGCTTGAAGAGAAGCAGGCCATCGCGATGCCATCGTAA
- a CDS encoding CidA/LrgA family protein, which produces MPVALRRITPAVVQSIQVFFQVVLYAGLFIFAQYLVSWLHLPLPANLVGMILMLALIVCRILPLQWVRAGARWLLAEMLLFFVPAVVAVVNYAQLLLVDGWRIFAVIALSTVMVLGTTAWVVEKVYRYEMRRLNRG; this is translated from the coding sequence ATGCCCGTGGCGCTTCGCCGCATTACCCCTGCCGTAGTGCAATCTATCCAGGTATTTTTTCAGGTTGTGCTGTATGCAGGTTTATTTATTTTTGCGCAGTATCTCGTCTCCTGGCTGCATTTGCCGCTGCCTGCCAACCTGGTGGGGATGATCCTGATGCTGGCGCTGATTGTTTGTCGCATTCTTCCTCTGCAATGGGTTCGAGCCGGGGCGCGTTGGCTATTGGCCGAAATGTTGCTGTTTTTTGTCCCTGCCGTGGTGGCTGTGGTGAACTATGCACAACTATTACTGGTGGATGGCTGGCGTATTTTTGCTGTGATCGCGCTGAGTACGGTGATGGTGCTGGGCACGACTGCCTGGGTAGTGGAAAAAGTCTATCGCTATGAAATGCGCAGGTTAAACCGTGGCTAA
- the yjcE gene encoding Na+/H+ antiporter: protein MEIFFTILIMTLVVSLSGVVTRVMPFQIPLPLMQIAIGALLAWPTFGLHVEFDPELFLVLFIPPLLFADGWKTPTREFLEHGREIFGLALALVVVTVVGIGFLIYWVVPGIPLIPAFALAAVLSPTDAVALSGIVGEGRIPKKIMGILQGEALMNDASGLVSLKFAVAVAMGTMIFTVGGATVEFMKVAIGGILAGFVVSWLYGRSLRFLSRWGGDEPATQIVLLFLLPFASYLIAEHIGVSGILAAVAAGMTITRSGVMRRAPLAMRLRANSTWAMLEFVFNGMVFLLLGLQLPGILETSLMAAEIDPNVEIWMLFTDIILIYAALMLVRFGWLWTMKKFSNRFLKKKPMEFGSWTTREILIASFAGVRGAITLAGVLSIPLLLPDGNVFPARYELVFLAAGVILFSLFVGVVMLPILLQHIEVADHSQQLKEERIARAATAEVAIVAIQKMEERLAADTEENIDNQLLTEVSSRVIGNLRRRADGRNDVESSILEENLERRFRLAALRSERAELYHLRATREISNETLQKLLHDLDLLEALLIEENQ from the coding sequence ATGGAAATCTTCTTCACCATACTGATAATGACCCTCGTGGTCTCGCTGTCCGGGGTGGTCACTCGTGTCATGCCCTTTCAGATCCCGCTTCCGCTTATGCAAATCGCCATCGGTGCGCTACTGGCGTGGCCGACGTTTGGTTTGCATGTGGAGTTTGATCCTGAACTCTTTTTAGTCTTGTTTATCCCGCCGTTGCTGTTCGCTGATGGCTGGAAAACGCCGACCCGTGAATTTCTCGAACATGGGCGAGAGATTTTCGGCCTCGCGCTGGCGCTGGTGGTGGTCACCGTGGTCGGCATTGGCTTCCTTATTTACTGGGTGGTGCCGGGCATTCCGCTGATCCCCGCCTTTGCGCTGGCTGCGGTGCTTTCTCCGACCGATGCTGTAGCGCTCTCCGGGATTGTTGGCGAGGGGCGCATCCCGAAAAAAATCATGGGCATTTTGCAGGGCGAAGCGTTGATGAATGACGCCTCCGGCCTGGTGTCGTTGAAGTTTGCCGTGGCAGTGGCGATGGGGACAATGATCTTCACCGTCGGCGGTGCGACGGTCGAATTTATGAAAGTGGCAATAGGCGGTATTCTCGCCGGTTTTGTGGTGAGCTGGCTGTATGGTCGCTCGCTGCGATTCCTCAGCCGCTGGGGCGGTGATGAACCCGCGACGCAGATCGTTCTGCTGTTCTTGCTGCCATTCGCTTCTTATCTGATTGCGGAACATATTGGCGTTTCCGGCATCCTCGCTGCGGTTGCCGCCGGGATGACCATCACCCGCTCCGGTGTGATGCGCCGTGCGCCGCTGGCAATGCGCCTGCGCGCAAACAGCACCTGGGCGATGCTGGAATTTGTCTTTAACGGCATGGTGTTCCTGCTGTTAGGTCTGCAGTTGCCGGGGATTCTGGAGACGTCGCTGATGGCGGCAGAAATCGACCCTAACGTCGAAATCTGGATGCTGTTTACCGATATTATTCTGATATATGCGGCGCTGATGCTGGTCCGTTTCGGCTGGCTGTGGACGATGAAAAAGTTCAGCAACCGCTTCCTGAAGAAGAAGCCGATGGAGTTTGGTTCGTGGACTACACGAGAAATCCTGATCGCGTCTTTCGCCGGGGTGCGTGGGGCGATCACTCTGGCCGGTGTGCTCTCTATCCCGCTTCTCTTGCCGGATGGTAACGTCTTCCCTGCGCGCTATGAGTTGGTGTTCCTGGCGGCTGGCGTCATTCTCTTCTCATTGTTTGTCGGCGTGGTGATGTTGCCTATTCTGCTACAACACATAGAAGTCGCGGACCATTCGCAACAATTGAAAGAGGAACGTATTGCACGAGCGGCAACGGCAGAAGTGGCGATTGTGGCGATCCAGAAAATGGAGGAGCGTCTGGCGGCGGATACCGAAGAGAATATCGATAACCAGCTGCTCACAGAGGTTAGTTCTCGCGTCATTGGTAACCTGCGTCGTCGCGCCGATGGACGTAATGATGTAGAAAGTTCAATCCTGGAAGAGAACCTGGAGCGTCGCTTCCGTCTGGCGGCATTGCGTTCTGAACGTGCTGAACTGTACCACCTGCGCGCCACGCGGGAGATCAGTAACGAAACGCTGCAAAAATTACTGCACGATCTCGATTTGCTTGAAGCGTTGCTGATTGAGGAAAATCAGTAA
- the actP gene encoding cation/acetate symporter ActP has translation MKRVLTALAATLPFAANAADAISGAVERQPTNWQAIIMFLIFVVFTLGITYWASKRVRSRNDYYTAGGNITGFQNGLAIAGDYMSAASFLGISALVFTSGYDGLIYSLGFLVGWPIILFLIAERLRNLGRYTFADVASYRLKQGPIRILSACGSLVVVALYLIAQMVGAGKLIELLFGLNYHIAVVLVGVLMMMYVLFGGMLATTWVQIIKAVLLLFGASFMAFMVMKHVGFSFNNLFSEAMAVHPKGVDIMKPGGLVKDPISALSLGLGLMFGTAGLPHILMRFFTVSDAREARKSVFYATGFMGYFYILTFIIGFGAIMLVGANPEYKDAAGHLIGGNNMAAVHLANAVGGNLFLGFISAVAFATILAVVAGLTLAGASAVSHDLYANVFKKGATEREELRVSKITVLILGVIAIILGVLFENQNIAFMVGLAFAIAASCNFPIILLSMYWSKLTTRGAMLGGWLGLITAVVLMILGPTIWVQILGHEKAIFPYEYPALFSISVAFLGIWLFSATDNSAEGARERELFRAQFIRSQTGFGVEQGRAH, from the coding sequence ATGAAAAGAGTTCTGACGGCGCTTGCCGCCACACTCCCTTTCGCAGCTAACGCCGCGGATGCTATTAGCGGGGCCGTAGAGCGTCAGCCAACGAACTGGCAGGCGATTATTATGTTCCTGATTTTCGTCGTGTTTACGCTCGGCATTACCTACTGGGCGTCAAAACGCGTACGTTCGCGTAATGACTACTACACCGCAGGCGGCAATATCACCGGTTTTCAGAACGGGCTGGCGATTGCCGGGGACTATATGTCCGCCGCCTCATTCTTGGGGATCTCCGCGCTGGTGTTTACCTCCGGCTATGACGGCTTAATTTACTCGCTAGGCTTCCTGGTAGGCTGGCCGATCATTTTGTTCCTGATCGCCGAACGTCTGCGTAACCTCGGTCGCTACACCTTTGCCGATGTGGCCTCTTACCGTCTGAAACAAGGGCCGATTCGTATTCTTTCAGCCTGTGGTTCTCTGGTGGTGGTGGCGCTTTACCTTATCGCCCAGATGGTGGGCGCAGGTAAACTGATCGAGCTGCTGTTTGGCCTTAACTATCACATTGCGGTAGTGCTGGTCGGCGTGCTGATGATGATGTACGTCCTGTTCGGCGGCATGCTGGCGACCACCTGGGTACAAATTATTAAAGCCGTGCTGTTGCTGTTCGGTGCCAGCTTTATGGCCTTTATGGTGATGAAACACGTCGGCTTTAGCTTCAACAATCTGTTCAGCGAAGCGATGGCGGTACACCCGAAAGGTGTCGACATCATGAAGCCGGGCGGGCTGGTGAAAGATCCTATCTCCGCGCTCTCTTTGGGGCTAGGACTGATGTTTGGTACGGCGGGCTTGCCGCATATTCTGATGCGCTTCTTTACGGTCAGCGATGCCCGCGAAGCACGTAAGAGCGTGTTCTACGCCACCGGATTTATGGGCTACTTCTACATCCTGACCTTTATTATCGGCTTTGGCGCGATCATGCTGGTCGGTGCGAATCCGGAATATAAAGACGCGGCGGGCCATCTGATTGGTGGTAACAACATGGCAGCAGTTCACCTGGCCAATGCGGTGGGCGGCAACCTGTTCCTCGGCTTTATTTCAGCGGTTGCTTTCGCCACCATTCTTGCGGTGGTTGCGGGTCTGACGCTGGCGGGCGCATCGGCGGTGTCTCACGACCTGTACGCTAACGTCTTCAAAAAAGGTGCGACCGAACGTGAAGAGCTGCGGGTATCGAAAATCACCGTACTGATCCTCGGTGTGATTGCCATTATCCTCGGCGTGCTGTTTGAGAATCAGAACATCGCCTTTATGGTGGGGCTGGCGTTTGCCATCGCGGCGAGCTGTAACTTCCCGATCATTCTGCTTTCCATGTACTGGTCGAAACTGACTACCCGTGGCGCAATGCTGGGCGGCTGGTTAGGACTGATTACTGCGGTGGTGCTGATGATCCTCGGCCCGACTATTTGGGTACAGATCCTCGGTCACGAAAAAGCCATCTTCCCGTATGAATACCCGGCGCTGTTCTCTATCAGCGTGGCATTCCTCGGTATCTGGTTATTCTCGGCAACGGATAATTCAGCGGAAGGTGCGCGCGAGCGTGAACTGTTCCGTGCGCAGTTTATCCGTTCCCAGACTGGCTTTGGCGTTGAGCAGGGCCGCGCGCATTAA